The sequence below is a genomic window from Vibrio spartinae.
AAAATGGTTACGGATGCAGAAAGAGAGGACGCTTGGCTCTATTGGCGTCAGATTTTAAGCCATGGCGCAGTGGCAACCGTGCCTGCCTGTACTGGGCAGACATCGGTCCCAAGCGGGTATGGCGGTCAGATCTCCCGAAAGCTGGATGATAGATTAGTTGCCTCAATACAACAGTTTGCATTTGACAATAAACAGACCCTTTTTGTGGTGCTGACATCTCTGGTGCAACTCGTGATCCGGAGTTACAGCATCAGTGAGCAGGTGCGATTAGGGACGGTCCGGGCAAACCGTGAACAGAAGGCACATCTTCATCAAATTGGCTTATACGCTGAGACATTCTTGCTAAACAACGTGATCACTGAACAGAGTTCTCTGCGTCATGTGGTCAGTGCGTGTGAGCGAAGCCTGATTGAATCAGCAAGGCATGATTGTATTCCATATATTGAGTTGGTTTCTGAATTTCCGTCCGCTGCAATCCAGTACTGGGTCACGGTTGTTGACCCCGAATTTGAACCGTTTCATGGAGAGGCTTCAATCCAATGGAAAAAGTTGCCTCTTCAGGTTGAAACAAACCTGTTTGATTTGAGTTTTATTTTTGAATCTGCAAATAACGATATTTATTTGAATTTAGTGTTTGCCAGAAATTTGTACTCAGAAGACAAAGTTTCAGAAATATTAGATCGGTTCGAACAGATCACTACATGCTTTCTGGAGGAACCTGAAACCAGTTTTTCAGCATTGTCTGCAAACTTCATGTTCTCTGTCCGGAATGAGTCTGCACATGAGTGATTTCACCAAACTTTTTAGGATTTGCGAATGTCAGTTTTTAAAAGTGTGCTAGAGCTATATTGTTGCTCGCCAAGTTTTCTCAGTGAACATCCTGCAATTTATACGGATAGCGGGGTGATGTCATATCGTGAATTAGAGTATCGGGCGAATGCTGTTCGGGAACTTTTATTCCGACATGGGGTTTGTCAGGGAGATATTGTTAGTGTTTGTTTGCCCAAATCTGCAGATGCAGTAGCGGTCATGCTTGGTGTTATGAAGGCTGGAGCGGTATATCACCCCCTTAATTTCGATGCACCGTCTGAGCGAAATCATCGGATTATGGCCGATGTGCAACCAAAGATCATCGTCCATACCGATAGTACATGCTGTTATACCAGAGACTATCCGGTGATCACTCTTTCAGTCGATCTTCCAAATGAGCATTCGAATCGAGATGCGCTCATTCATCCCAGAGATGTGGCTTATGTTGTCTCGACGTCGGGTTCAACAGGGCATCCGAATTCAGTTTTGATCCGTCATGAATCGATTGAAAATTATATTACCTGGAAGCTGGCGTATTACCAGTTTCATGCCGGGAGTATGAAATTACAGTTTGCTCCCTTGTCGTTTGATAGCGCAATCTCAGATATTTTCTCGATGTTGTGTTGTGGCGGTGCTTTGTATTTGGTTTCGGCAGACAAGCGTGCGAACTGCGACTATATCATGGAGCTGATCGGTCGGTATCCCATCACGTCGTTTGCCATTGTCCCAAGCCTGTATAAGCGCCTGTTGTGCTTTTCCGATGATGTGGTGCATTCGCTGGATACGATCACACTCGCCGGGGAAGAGGTCACGGCAGAGATATTGGCGGAGCACCAGCGTCAATTTCCAGATGTCAGAGTCGTGAATGAGTATGGTCCATGTGAGTGTACGATTGGGGTTGCTGCATCGGATGTCACGCATCACGCAGGTTCGGAAGCACCACCTATTGGCCGAGCCATTGCCAATACCGAGGTGTTTATCCGTGATGCAGAGCCGGATGAAGCCGAGCGATATATCGGAGAAATTTGTATTGCTGGTATCAGTGTGGGAAACGGTTATTTAGGCAGAGAGTCGGAAACACGTCTAAAGTTTCTGCACCATCCGGACACAGATGAACCATATTACTGCACGGGAGATCTGGGGTATGTGAATGCAGCAGGCGAGCTGGTATTTGCCGGCCGGAAAGAGCGTACAGTCAAGGTTGCTGGAAACCGTGTCAATCTTATTGAAGTTGAAACGGCCATGAATCAAGTACAAGGCATTTTGCAATCAGCCGTTATTTTCCATGAAGAGCGGTTAAAAGCACTTTGTGTGGCAGACCGAACTGTGGCATCTATTCGCCTCGCACTGTCCGAGCATATTCCGGACTATATGATACCTTCGGTCATTCAATTGTCGGACATTTTGCCGATCAGCCAAAATGGCAAGAAAGATTACCATCAGATAACGGATATATTCTCACAGCAGGTCAAGCAAATGGATATAGCTGATTTACGGGTCGAAAATGTCGTAATGCAGCACTGGAAAGCAGTATTAAATATTCCATCTTGCAGGTTAACTGACAACTTTTTTGATATTGGTGGGAATTCTCTCCTGTTTATCGATTTAATCATGGATATAACCAAAGCTTTTGATATCAGTATTGACCTTTCACAACTGCTGGAAAAGTTAACGCTTCAGGAACAAATATCCTACATTGAGAACTTAATAAAAGATAAATCTAAGGAAATAAATGAATAACGAAAATGCAATCAGCAAGAATAAAAACTTTCTGTTGCTGATACAAGGAATGTTTATCAGTGTATTTGGTGCACAATGTTACTTTATTGCCGAATCTCTGGTTGTAAAACATCATACGGAATCAGGTGTGATGGTCGGTGTTACGCTGGCACTTTCAGCCATTCCTTATCTAATCTTTGGGACGCTCGGTGGCGCCTTTGCTGATCGCTATAATAGAAAAAACATCATTGTATGGTGTGATGTCATTTCAGCACTGGCTGTGTTGAGTCTGGCTTTTGCGCTTTTTCTCGAAATAGATTTTTTGGTTGTCCCTTCAGTCATCCTCGCAGGAATTACACTGAATATTGTGATGTGTTTTTTTAACCCAGCGAGTCGGGCTATGATGCCAATGTTGGTGGATAAAAGTCAGTTATTGAAAGCCAATTCGTTGTTTAGAACGTTAAAGAATATTAGTGAAGTTCTGGGTCAGTCTTGTGCTGGATTTCTTTATACTTTGCTGGGTCCGGCAATGCTGTTTTTTATCAACGGGATCACCTATTTGTCTTCAGCTGCTTCTGAATCAAGGATTAAAGTTGCATCACCGGAACACGCTGCAGACGAATCGCAAGGTAAGCAGAGGCTTGGGGCACAAATAAAAGAAGGTTTTTCGATTGCCGCTAAAGTACCGGGTCTGTTAGCTGTGATTATCGCACTGGGTCTGATGGATTTATTTCTTGCGCCATTAATGACCTTCTTACCGTTTTTTGTTGAAAACTCTCTGGGTTTGAGCACTTATTGGTTCGGGATAATGTTCGCTGCGCTGTCTGTTGGCGCTGTTTTGGGAAGTTCTCTCAGTGGCCTAATCAAAATCCCGGAACGTATTGCTCCGGTATTGATCCCTGCATTTCTGGTCGGAACTGGTTTATCCCGATTATTCATGGGGCTTTCCGGAAGTCCTTGGCTGGTCTTTATCTGCATCCTGATGGAAACCGCGACAGCTGTTATTTTCTCCATTCGTGCAGAAGTGATTATTCAGAGTAATGTCGAGTCAAAATACCATGGTCGGGTCTTTGGGTTGCTGGGCATGGTTATGGGAATCTTTACACCTATCGGTATGGCGCTGGGCGGTGTACTGGTTGACTTAGCGCAGGAGCACTTGGCGGCATATATTACTGGCTCGGGGATAGCACTGACACTGATTGCTGTTTCATTCATGTTGAGTCGTAATTACCGGCAATTTTTCAAGGTTAAAAAGGATGAATCCGTCCAAAATGAGGAAGCAATTGTCTGAATATATGACTCGGCAAATGGAGCCGAAAATTCA
It includes:
- a CDS encoding non-ribosomal peptide synthetase → MSVFKSVLELYCCSPSFLSEHPAIYTDSGVMSYRELEYRANAVRELLFRHGVCQGDIVSVCLPKSADAVAVMLGVMKAGAVYHPLNFDAPSERNHRIMADVQPKIIVHTDSTCCYTRDYPVITLSVDLPNEHSNRDALIHPRDVAYVVSTSGSTGHPNSVLIRHESIENYITWKLAYYQFHAGSMKLQFAPLSFDSAISDIFSMLCCGGALYLVSADKRANCDYIMELIGRYPITSFAIVPSLYKRLLCFSDDVVHSLDTITLAGEEVTAEILAEHQRQFPDVRVVNEYGPCECTIGVAASDVTHHAGSEAPPIGRAIANTEVFIRDAEPDEAERYIGEICIAGISVGNGYLGRESETRLKFLHHPDTDEPYYCTGDLGYVNAAGELVFAGRKERTVKVAGNRVNLIEVETAMNQVQGILQSAVIFHEERLKALCVADRTVASIRLALSEHIPDYMIPSVIQLSDILPISQNGKKDYHQITDIFSQQVKQMDIADLRVENVVMQHWKAVLNIPSCRLTDNFFDIGGNSLLFIDLIMDITKAFDISIDLSQLLEKLTLQEQISYIENLIKDKSKEINE
- a CDS encoding MFS transporter, producing the protein MNNENAISKNKNFLLLIQGMFISVFGAQCYFIAESLVVKHHTESGVMVGVTLALSAIPYLIFGTLGGAFADRYNRKNIIVWCDVISALAVLSLAFALFLEIDFLVVPSVILAGITLNIVMCFFNPASRAMMPMLVDKSQLLKANSLFRTLKNISEVLGQSCAGFLYTLLGPAMLFFINGITYLSSAASESRIKVASPEHAADESQGKQRLGAQIKEGFSIAAKVPGLLAVIIALGLMDLFLAPLMTFLPFFVENSLGLSTYWFGIMFAALSVGAVLGSSLSGLIKIPERIAPVLIPAFLVGTGLSRLFMGLSGSPWLVFICILMETATAVIFSIRAEVIIQSNVESKYHGRVFGLLGMVMGIFTPIGMALGGVLVDLAQEHLAAYITGSGIALTLIAVSFMLSRNYRQFFKVKKDESVQNEEAIV